Below is a genomic region from Fundulus heteroclitus isolate FHET01 chromosome 5, MU-UCD_Fhet_4.1, whole genome shotgun sequence.
GTATAAATACTTCACcttggtgtggggaaaaaaaacgatttCCCGTAAAGAAGACTTGAGGAGTGCAGAGGTTCACTATCCAGCATGACAacgactctaaacatacagccagcgCTGTGCATTTACTCACAGAGCCTCAGCTGTTTATGCAAAGATAAATTAGGGAGAAAAAAGGCAGTGCCTGTGCAAAAATAGTGTAGACctggggtgtcaaacatacggcccgcgggccggatctggcccgccgaacaattttgtccggccctgtggctaaatgcattatcattatataaaaaaaaaaaaaaaatcccccccgtgtcctgtctggcaatatggcaataagagctcatcagatttgactttcacaagtggagcagtattgcttttgccatagtgctccgcttgatttatgaatgtgaatagttttattatgattcatgcggggaatatctaaAATGATATGGAcgctacaatgggaaagtaggagaggaaaggaagaacaagaagaaaagaaacaaaaggtaGAGAATGATAAatcaattattgaaaaaaacatgtacttcgtttaattgaaaatatgcagttcctatattgtccacactgtgttttaattagcagattatgcttcaggtgtggaaaaatgtaaataatttcttaatttttatctgtttgatgtattttgtcatgtaggacagtgtttttaagttccaaaaaatgtgaataaatgtttttaaacattgtataatcactgtgatcagttcttatgcataatgcgtAAGTAAATGTTtgactgagtaaaagtattgttgaaattgcacatacttttcttaaaaacgctgaggttattcataatatattgtgtaaaagtgaaattaatttaatataaaaatcaacaagtccacatttattagttctattgaATCTTGCagtgagtttactcgtgtggccctcttgagatcagattaagctgtatatggtccctcaaccaaaatgagtttgacacccctggtgtagACATACACTAAAGCACTTGTAGCTTGACTTGCAGCAGAATGTACTTTTTCAAAGTACTGACCCAATAATCCAAGCTGgacttttaaaattttaaaagtgtCTAAACGTGTTCTCTCACCTGCATAGCTGCGGCCTGTGCTCATGCAGGTTGGCAGAAGCGTCCACTTATCAGTGGTTGGATTGTAGAACTCCACCGAGGCCAAATTGCAGCTGCCGTCATCTCCTCCGACCACGTACAGTAGGTTGTTCACGGCGCACACGCCTGAAGACACAAACGCGCAGAGATAAACCACCAAGCAGTGTAGGAAACCACCGTCTGATGGCGTCTCACGGGGTTTACCCCTCGCTTACCTGCATTGCGACGGCACATGTTCATGTCAGCTACTTGCCGCCAGCTGTTGGTGGTCGGGTCATAAACTTCACAGCTCTTTCTCACCAACGGGCCGTCATGCCCGCCCACAGCGTACAGTAAGCCTTTTAACACGCCGACACCTGGCGACAACATGGTACAGGATCAGATACAGAATGTCTGATCTGCCGTGTTACGGGAATGCGAGTCTTAAATGTCTTATATCAGCAATTAGCACGATTAGTGCTGTCAGTATTGGTAACATGCCTCagtgggaaaaaataaatacttctgTTATAAAAGCAGTAaacggcttagcaccaaaacaCACTGtttcaaccctccagaccagtctgatcttctggttctggtctactctgcatatccagaaccaaacatggagaagcagcatttagttcctatgctccacaaatctggagcaaacttccagaaaactgcaacatcagccaaaacactgagttcctttaaatcaagactgaaaacccgcctgtttagagctgctttcagccataataacaggaacactgaccaacagATTTGATGTTTTTCACTTCATACAATTTattgtttgttactggtctcacaaccagtgactgtgtCGATCCGTTCttgatgttttcatgatgtaaatcaCTGAACCTCCATGCTGgtgaaatgtgctacaaataaacttgaattgATTTTGTAGAAccttattacatttttaaaaccatcaaGGATAAAGACAATATCAAACTCTGAGTCTTCTTCTCTCAGTAACAACTTCTGCATTGAAGAGGGTTGTTAAACTGGTAAATGGCAAATGGCTTTTACagtcatgcacacattcacaccctgacgttggtgagctatgttagtagccacagctgccctggggcaggctgacagaagcgaggctacCATACGTCAGCGCCATCGGGTCCTCTGACCAGGCAATGTGGGTCTGGGGcacaatgactgagacggtcggagTGGGGGATTGAACTGGCAACCAACCAGTTACAGGACAACCGACCTCACTCTTGCGCCACCGTAACCAGAAATAGCAGAAACTACCTGCTTACCTACAGAGCAATCACTGAATCAAGAAATTTTTGAGTTCCTAAACGGCGGATCATAGCCAAACCGGTCAAACTAAAAATCATCAGATTCCGGTCACCAGACGATTTTTCTGTGCATCCCTGATTAAAGGTGCGCTCCTGGCTCAGAGCACAGCGGGAGATTGGACAGtttagataaaaaagaaaactatttctAAAGTTTTACCATGTAGGAGGTGAAAAGCCTGACTTTGGCTTAAACACACAGCTGAAAAACAGCTTGTCCTGAGTAAAGAGTcaatgtgattttcttttttacaatgttctttaaattaaaagtcaaaGCACTGACAGCTGAAGAAGCGAGGCTGGCTAATAAAATTCATTCAGTTTATGGTTATTTGTTTATGGAGGCAGAACAACCTGATTAATTAGAAGCTTTGCTGTGGAggaagtaatttccctctgggattattaaagtatgtctgattctgattctgaagccTTGTATGTTTTTCCAAATGTAAACTTTTTCATGATGCAAACCTTTTTAAACCATTACAACAATGTAGGCAAGATTTAACGCATCCGCGTTAAATGATTCTTACAATCTGAGTGATTCGTTACAGGAAGCAGGACATTTAGCGCAAACAAAGCGAGATATTGATACATTCGGATTAAAACTGAACTCAAACACACACCTGCGCCGCTGCGTCTCGTGCCCATCTCCGCTATGTAGCTCCATGTGTTGCTTTTGGGATTGTAAGCTTCCACCGTGCTCAGGCACTGCCTGGTGGCCCCGTCATAACCTCCCACAGCATAAAGTATTCctgaaaacacataaaaactatGCAATAAAAACTTGTTTCCCCATAAAACTAAAATAGCAAATGAAACATTTGGTcacttctctgtcttttttttttttaatactttctaTTTAACTTTCAGAATACACTGAGAATTGTAATCACCATTGACAACGCCGACTCCTACGCTGCTGCGTCTGGTGCTCATGGGCAACACGTGGAACCACTCGTCTGTCTTGGCGTTGTACGCCTCGACTGTAGAAAGACCTGCAATCACAGAGCACGCACCGGAGAGGGTGAAACCGTCCCCGAACGACTGCTTCACAGACGCCTGGCATCAGGGTTCGACCACAGAACAACGGAGCTGTACCTGTGCTGCCGTCGAAGCCCCCCACGGCGTACAGGAGTCCGTTGAGGACCGCAGCGCCGAGCGTTGACCTCCGGTCCTGCATGCTGCTCACACTCGTCCAGCGGTCCATCACCGAGTCGTAACAGTCGACCGTGCGCACGCGCAGGGAGCCGTTGAAACCACCGACCGCGTACACGCACCCACCCGTGTACACCACGCCTGCAGAACAGAACGCGACCCAGTATTTTGAAAAATGGATTTAGCGATAACAATCTGTTAACTTTTGTCTGATGTAGGATTTCAAGCCATctggcccattcatacctcacgtaaaagacggatacgtgtggagtgtttcatacattctaaccgtcgatttcgtccatATTTTGACaagaaaattgggagcttacgattacggacgaaacggatcaatatggagcaatactaccggaagaggtgggggcgctattgagtttgtattacaaaatgtcaacaaaatcacgaagaaggttaaaattctgggctttaaacaatggcgggttTTGAGGAACGACTTTCGGAgattgtccgcaactacccacatttaaatgatgtgtcgtgtccggggcacagggtcAAACAAAAAGTTATGAATAGCTTTCAGGAAATCGGGGAGGCTCTGGCCATGACAGGGGATGTCGTAAAGTCCAAGTGGGCCGCAATTAGGGagcgcccagcactgccacctacaggaaatattggttattgcgcacctcaacggacggaggtatgaaggagtcaacggatagaacgtacggacagaaatacggacgtgtaggtcaaacgtagggtatgaatgggccttagaGAAAGGCATAGGCTGGTCTGTAGTTCCTCTGATGGTGACTTTCTATGGACAGTTTAGGCGTAAATTTCCCGCTTTACCTGGTTCTAAGTTGTGtgcttcttttgtcttttttattgtgtctctgctccgtcttctctTAGTCTCTaagttcacactgagcctggttcttgTTCTGTTTGAGGTTTTTCcctcccgttaaaggggagtgttcctctccactgtcgcttcatgcatgctcagtatgagggattgctgcaaagccatcaacaatgcagacgactgtccactgtggctctacgctctttcaggaggagtgaatgctgcttggagagacttgatgcaacctgctgggtttccttagagaggaaactttctgaccaacccggaggatttgattcaatttgactttggaaagtgccttgagatgacttgtaTCATGAATAGGCACCATATAAAtgacattgaattgaattgaattgaaaaagtcCCAACATCAAGTTGAATAAGGTGAAACCAATATTGAATGTTTTGGCTtagatgcaaaaaataaataaataagtgtggCTGAAAACTCATATTGCACATCAGCCTAAACACACCTCATGGTGAAATGTGCTGGTGgccgcatcatgctgtgtggatgCACTGATCAGAGTTACAGCAAACAACttgacttttgctcagtttgttctgaaaacgtttcgacacctatccagagtctttgtcagttctggtggatTGCGTTGAGCCAGAGTTGGTAGGAAGAAGGGTATAGCCAAATACAGAGAAATATTGGAAGTAAACCTGTCTGGAATCTGGGGTGGAGGCTCACTTTTCCGCAGGGCGACAGCCTTAAACTCAGTGCTGGGGTTGGCTTAGATCAAAACATGTATGtattaaaatggcctagtcaaagtttagagataaattaaattaagaatGTAAGGGCAATACTTAAAGCAGCACAGTGtcacttttagccactaggggcgctagacctgtaacttccaggtttagcgcccctgaaggccactggcaacactgcactgttggaaaataaaagtCTCCTTCCGTCTTTtgaaatctgatagcagaccactttggaccagcaggtAAAGAAGTATTTGAGTCACTTGTAAAGACAACGTCACATTCACCCCTCAACAGAGAACCAAGAATATGTCTGACCAGGTAAGTGTCATGTCTTTTGTTGTTACTGTAGTCTGCTGTAATTTCAAATCCATTGCTGAATGGGTTTAGCAACAGATCTGACCCTCTTAAGTTAGATAGGAGAGTATATGAGAAGGGAAAGTCAACACAGAGCATCCAGACGCaacaagtgctgtatattgacctaaataaaatcattgaaCATTTTGCCAATTAAGATAATTCTTGGTTCAAAATTTATACGGCACTGCTTTAAAAATGGGTGTTCATTGAACAAATGTGAGGTTTTAGGTGTCCAACCCTGGTTTAGACACACCcacaaagacttaaagctgtaATTAAAGCAATAAGTGATTCTACAAAGTACTTACTCTGTACGGCTAAATATAAATACACTCCAAACTTTGcagatatatttaaaaaatgatgtttttcttctatcaaataaaaatcCCAATTAAGTACTTTAAAGGTTTCGGTAGTAATAGGCAAATGAGGGGTTTAAAAACTATTACGAGGCTCTTTATGCAGCTTAAGTTTTCCCACCTGCTCGGCATCTTCTTGTAGGGAGTTCAGCCACTTGGTACCATCGCTGCTCCTCGAAGTCGAAACACTCAACGCTACGGATAGCCTTGGGCGCCTGACCGCCAACCACCACCATCACCTAAACGCAACAGTAACGACACCGCAATTAAAGGAACGTCTGAAGAACTCTTAACACGTCTCAACTCCTCTGAAGGGAGGACTCAGCAGTGACTTCATCTTCACCTTAGGACAGGAGACCGGTGTTCTCATTCGGGTGCGTGCGGTCTTCATCAGAGCTCGTTGGTCAGCTGGCAGCAGGTGGTACTTCATGGCCTCGATCAGGTAGTCTTTACACGCACTGCTGTTCTTTATCAGGGACTCCTCCTCTACACGCTGACAGCAAAAAGAGGAACCGATTAGAAAGCAGAATTGACAAACTACTAGGTTCTGGTGACCTCAGATATGCTAAAAAAGGCAGAAGAAAACTTGCAGTTCTGGggggaaaactggcttttaaAGATTTCTTTCTGCCTAAAATTATATCTGTATTAGTAAGTAACATTACACATCACAGAAACATGACTacagaagaggattagggccgtTAACAAAGAAGGCcgctaaaaagaaaaagcaaattcaattcaattctgacttttttccagGAATCCTGACTTTAATCTGAGGAAATAAAGTCAGAATCCTCTGGTTTTAAATGTAACACACTTTGGCTTACCAGAGACTAAATGttcagaataaaaacacaaccgCTAGTTTAATTAATGTAACTGATACTATTTATCATGGTACTCTCTTCAAGATCTACAATCACAGGGTGGTAATTAAGGTCTTGGATTTGAATTAACAGGACATGTGTTCTTAATTAATACCTATACATTCACAAAAGCTGATATTTACTGATATAAAAAATGTTGTACGGTATATATTTCCCTAAGAGTATGAATCCTTTGCTGTATCACAATCACTGTTAGGTGCCCAAACAAATGCCACACAGCCAAGCCCCTCTTTTACAGAAACACATacgcaaacagcatcatgatggAAATAAACACAGGTTATTATTGTCAGTTTCACTTATGGGAACAATACCAATGtgctgtggcgtctctgcatttggggccagtgggatCAGGCCCCAcgagatgtcgctgtggagctctatgttcgcaccaatcagtgggacaggagcgtcctttatagagtaatattgtaaaaagacTGATTCCCTTACcgataaaattctgttataaagATTTgggtctatatatctaagtctaacagaaaactgacaagttTAGTAGGCTAACTCTActtgaggcgccttgatattggggctgACCCACTGacgtttttgtttaaatattgaatATCTGAAATCGCAGTGAGCATGCCTAGTACGCTCTccatggggcacaaatcctgtggccccaagctcggatcgtccaataGAAATCCTGGAATTGAACACGTTACATTTACGTTCTGCTGGATCGTGTGCGAccatcaaggcaaggcaaatttatttgtatagcacatttcagtacaaggacaatgcaaagtgatttacatgattaaaacattggaaaataaaaacagaataaaaccaagtaaaaaaaactgttggaataaaatgtagtaaaatttaaacaaaataaaacataggaaaatgtaaactaaaaacaaatattaatctagtgttggttgtccttgctagctcacTGAaagattgatgtgaatcttttctgttcaataaatgaacaatatgagtgagcctttatttataattgtgTTTATCTATaacaattaaattacatttagcttatataaaatggattttgcAGTGTGTAGGTTTAAGCTAATTAAGATCAGACaataattaatgtggatatatTGTTCACCCTAATTTATTTACCTGCTTCCTCTTGACCAGCTTTTTCAATCCACGGTGTTCCTCATAATTGCTTTCCAGGTGACACCGACATGCCTGATGAcgctttctttattttaattatgacAAGCAACCctccaccatttttttttcaggtgtcCGGTTTTAATAAAACCTATTATCTCAGGAATTTAGGAGTAACATTTTGCTTAGTATTTCTTTAACTTCACAATACTTTTATGTCAAATCACCAGCTTAACACTTCAGTGACTAAAACTACATATAAACAACCAAGAAATATCTCTGACACACATAAGACAGAGCAGTGAAAGGCTGCATGAGTCTATGGTACAACTCCCACCCTTTGGCCAGAAAATATGTGATTGTTCAGAGACAGAAACTGGAGCTTGACTGCTTAGGGTTCTGAAAATTTCTAACCTTATTCTAAGATGAACCGGCAGCCACTGCAAAGAGATAAAAGCGGGTGTATTGTGTTCTGACTGGAGACGGGCAAGCTCCTTTCTTATTTAAACAGGTAAAAGGGTTATTACTGCAGTCTAAATGAGATGAGATtaaagcatgaataatcatcATCTCTCACTCTGTCAGAAACAAACGTACAGAACCCTTCAGTCGTGACCATCTGCCGTCAGAACTCAGCCGCTGAATCAGCTGGGATGTCTAAACACAGAGTAATTTTTGCTCGGCTTGTTGGCATTAAGGCGTTTCAATCGCTTTTATGCTCAACAGTCAGATGCTTGCTGTAATTTCAGAGAAGGTTTCTGTTGGACTGGACGTCTCCTCGGGTTTAATAATTCATACTTTTAACTAATCAAATGTTCAACAGTTATTAAAAGTTGATTGATTTCACAATTTAGACTTCAGTTTATCTGTGTAAGACCACGGCTAATGTAAATGGTGGATATCAAATTCGCTAATCTGGTATAAAAAGAGCTGGgattggaggaaaaaaacatctttaaacacAAAGTAAGGTTGTCTGAAGGTGAATGCTGGCTGAAAAGAAGATATTCCCACGCCTAGTTCCTTCCTAATTTACTATTCACTGAAAGGTTATATACAGGTAAAGAATGTTTATCCTTTATACAAACAAATCTGAATTTCACTCAGGCCCTGTCCCATCTTTAAAGTGTTTAGGTctataattttgatttatttgcttCATAGTAGTCCATTTATACCAGTGCTTCTCAATTAGTGGGACAAGAAGGTACTGCAGGGGGCGCAAGAAAAGCCTTGCCTGTCTTTTCTTTGTCCAGAAAATAGTcgccttaccagattaaatgtcagtttttaatcttggattgtgtgaaataaatttctaagtAAATGAGACTTACAgtccggtgcgacttatatatgttttttttcctcattatgacacattttttaactgatgcgacttatagtacaaaaaatacagtagttgaaaaagtgtggcaatgCTGAGACATTCTTGTTGTTAAAAACCATTgttatatattataaattaatctatatatacacgttatacattttaaaagggattctgggtaatcttcacaATGACAGCTTTAAGACAGAACATGATAAAAGGTAaatttttgacccattttgttgggatgcAGAGGcatgaaaatgtttcctttttcaaAAAGGGAGGGGGcaatagaaaacatttgagatccACCGATTTATAATCAGGTGAAATTCACGGTTTCCGCCGCAGTGTGACGTGGTGCATAACTTTTTGTAAACATCTAAATCTTTTTCTGTCATAAAGGATCATCTGGCCATCTAGGGATTCAGTTTTAATGCTCTGTAAGTGTCCCTGAGTGGTCAAGCACTTCATAGCCGAATTAATCAGACAGTAAGGGACGGCTTAGGCTTCCCTTTCAAGCATCCCCCATCCTGAGGTAAGTGAAGTTTCGGGATACTTTTGAAATGAGATTACGTGATATCATTTAGTCATTGCTGTGACAGTTGAATTGCAGTTCACTGGTTCTGCAGCACTGGGGCATCTAATGGGTATAAACGAGGCGAGAGCTGTGATTTAAAGTAGTGGAAATCTGTGGTAGGCTGGCTTATGTGGGAATTAAATTGTGTAAAACACAGTTAGAAATCCACATGAGGGAAATGTGGGAGCAGTATTTTTTTAAGACATCAAGTCTTTCAGCACCATTCAACTGAAAATCTGATATGCAATGATGTGACGGGGGTATAACTTCAAAAAAAGAGCTGTGTAGTCACGGCAAAATTTTCAGGGTCTCGGTTGGAAACCCATGAGCATCATGTCTGTTGAGCAGCCGGTTCCCGTCATTCCCTAAGCTGCTGCGTTGCTAATTAACAAGATGAGcggtggcgtctctgcatttggggccaggccccacgaGATgccgctgtggagctctatttTCACAGTAATCAGTGGGACAGAAGCGATCTTTATAGAGtgattttgtaaaaagacagattcccttaccaataaatttctgttctaaacatttgtgtctatatatctaagtctgccagacaACCTCGGTAGCTAAATCCTTTTAAAGcaccttgatattggggccggcccaccaacgtttgtttaaataattgaCATCGGAAATCGCAGTGCGCATGTCCTACACCCAACACGCTCTCAatagacagctgtggggcacaaatcctacggCCCCATGTttggatcgtccaatcaaaatactggaaatgcacacgttatgtttacgttctgctggatagtgtgcgaccatctagTGCTCGTTGTCGTTGCTTGATCATTGAAAGAttaatgtgaatcttttctgttcaataaattaactaTTTTAGTGAGCTTTTATGTGTAATGTTATTTATAAAAAGCTGAactacatttagcttatataaaatgcaatttctagtgtgttggtttatgccaattcatctgtttaatttaaaaatcgatcaaagtcaggttgcaTGCATCACAAAAAAGTTAGTTGCTGCTACTAGGTGTTGaggtttttgtgccccacttaacttatcatgccagagacgccactgcaGATGAGTTCAGCTTGTTAAACGTGTGTCACTTAAAGAGCACAACAGTGAAAAGGTGTAACATTCAGTGCGGTAATAAAgtttactaaaaaaataaaataaaaaatatatatttattgggTGCTTTTCCAAATGTCTGCCTTAGTCTTTGTATCATAACTAACAACATAAGCAAATGTTACAGACTACATTCAAGTCATAATATGGTAAATTATTTATAAGCATCAGgaaatgttgattttatgtgttgAATAAGAGcaattttatcaaatgtttttgttaaaaaatgtgttaatacTGTAAAACGATTTTATCatatcactctctcccttttatctcttctttctttcacctcttttcttttttttcctcgtcttgttcttcctttactcttctACTTCCCCATTGTTCACATAATGTGACCGCattaatcacaataaagctattcaCATACATGAATCAAGCAGAGCAGTATGTCAAAagctgactgctccacttgtgaaagcaaaatctgtcgagctctattttgCATTAAGAGATCAATTCTTAtggccacattgctagacaggacactggggaaaaaaaagtcaaaacaagtaaaaatatgtaaactATCTGTAATAAAGTGAAATAACAGAGGATACGTAATACgtacatacaaaaaaataataacgagTTATAAAAATCCCCAAATGTATGTGAttacaatgcaaaaaaataataataaaataaaaatactgtaaaacGATGTAATTTTTACAACAGCGACATGCAGGCCCGGCCAGACATACCTGCACCAGGTATTCCCGGGAGAGCAGAGGCAGGCGAACGTGCTCCATCAGGTGGGCCAGGTGTTCCTGGCGGACGTCTTTGTCGTGGTTGACCCATGCGATGACTGCTTCAAATACCTACGCAGGGACACAGACACGGATAAAGCCGAGTTATGAGTCTGCCGTGTCGGATCTGTGCTCTGCAGAGCGGGGGGTGTGCACCTTCTCTTCTGAGGGGATGGTGAGCTTGTCGCTGGCGATCAGGCTGGACACCTGCTCCATGCCCAAGTTCAGAAACTCCTCACTCCCAACCACCTCCGTGAAATGTTGCTCTGTCAGCACAAAGATAATGCGGAAATACTACTTTGCAGACACAAGCAGAAGTTTTCCAGCACGGACCGTCTCCATTAATTACACCCGGCCTCATTCTGTCTCCTCCTCGCCTCGTCCCAGATCGTCCCCGACTACGTGCAAACTCGATTTAACGAAGCGGTTAGAACCGTGGCCAGAGTTTGAAGACACAAACCTGCGTAGCTGTTAGCCAGTGAGAGAAGCTGGGAGCAAGCATGTAGGTCGGCGAAGGCTCTTATCCCCAGACAGTTGGACGGATGGAGCTGGGAGCTGAGGAACTCGCAGCAGGCCTTTTTCACCTCGTTGAGCTGAAGCAGTCCTGCTGCAGGCAGCAGAGCCTGAGGGGCACAAACACACCGGGTGATCGGGCCAAAGAGTGGCAAAAGGCAAACCGTAGCTGAAAGAAAGCCGTTGGCTGTCATGtttcagggttcccacaccttggtgaacatcaaattcaaggacttttcaaggactttccaggaccaatttcctcaaattcaaggaccgcacgtggcggcatttacctactgtgaccac
It encodes:
- the klhl2 gene encoding kelch-like protein 2, giving the protein MVHTAGPSFQPLKNTGIMDTHPLCTRLCPHSLDKEDGVERQGPVTLNPRHMRKAFKVMNELRSQSLLCDVTIVAEDVEIAAHRVVLAAGSPYFHAMFTGEMTESRAKRVRIKEMGGWTLGLLVDYIYTAEIQVTEDNVQALLPAAGLLQLNEVKKACCEFLSSQLHPSNCLGIRAFADLHACSQLLSLANSYAEQHFTEVVGSEEFLNLGMEQVSSLIASDKLTIPSEEKVFEAVIAWVNHDKDVRQEHLAHLMEHVRLPLLSREYLVQRVEEESLIKNSSACKDYLIEAMKYHLLPADQRALMKTARTRMRTPVSCPKVMVVVGGQAPKAIRSVECFDFEEQRWYQVAELPTRRCRAGVVYTGGCVYAVGGFNGSLRVRTVDCYDSVMDRWTSVSSMQDRRSTLGAAVLNGLLYAVGGFDGSTGLSTVEAYNAKTDEWFHVLPMSTRRSSVGVGVVNGILYAVGGYDGATRQCLSTVEAYNPKSNTWSYIAEMGTRRSGAGVGVLKGLLYAVGGHDGPLVRKSCEVYDPTTNSWRQVADMNMCRRNAGVCAVNNLLYVVGGDDGSCNLASVEFYNPTTDKWTLLPTCMSTGRSYAGVTVIDKPL